The nucleotide sequence TTTATAAATATCACCACTTACGCCATCTTAGTTTTGACTTGGTAAATTTCGGACAAATATTCCTCCTATGTTCCGAATTAGCCGAACACCATTGCCCACATCCTTGGTCTTTTCTGTCGTTCACAACAAATTCTCTACAGTTACGACAAGTCCTTTTAATATCATCTTTGAAAAACTCAACCATCATGCCACATTTTGGACAGGGTTTTTCAAAAATTGCTTCAAAACCCCATTCTTCAGTATTATTTCCTGAGCATCTTCTCATTGCAGCACCTTTTTTATCGGTTCATTTTATTTGTATAACATGATCAGTACCCAAGCAGAGCTTGGGTACCAGTAAATAGTTACCTTAATTATTTCATAGCTCTGCTAACCGGATTAAATCCCTTTGCAAAAAGCCAAATGGGCAATAGAAGGAGTTCAAACAAAGCACCAGGCACATATAGAATACCCCCTGTCCCTGTAGTATCAATTATCCCAAGAAGATCAAGAGGAGCACTTACAAATACCAACGTATACCCAAAAACACCTACCACGGAAATTATTCGGGGAATCAAACGTGTTTTGTAGAGTAAACAACAGAGTATCATGCTGGCAATACTTAGAATAATCATTGCCATCTGATAGCCAATATATCTGGCTTCCACAGCAACATTGGCTAAAATATGGAAGTAGGACGAGTCTGGGGAACCTGCCTTTATAAATTCCTGACTTAAAGTTAAAAGAAGAAAATAAACAATAGCTCCAATAAGAAGGAGTAAACATTCCATTACTCTTGAACATACATAGGTAATTGCAATTATTCTACTATGCTTTTCCATGATTGGATAAAAGAGAACCGCAATACCAACAACTCCGAGAGACATGAATAAAATTGAGAATGCTCCAATGTAAAATTGAGCTTCATTTGCATAATAATCAGAAAGAGATGCTTGGAGAATTGGTGCTACTGTGTAAGCGTCAATCATCCCAAAAATCATTGTGATGATGAACAATGCTCCCACAGCTTTTGCTATCTTATTTTCTGTACTCATGCCTTTTCCTTTTTTTGCATAACGACTTGTTATCTCTTAATTTCTATAAGTATCTATATCAATACTTGCCTTAACTTTGTACAAAAACTCAATAACATCATCTTCAAAACCAATGATAGGTGTTGATTTTGTTTCGTCTGTAGTGATCCAGAGCACCACCTGTAAGTAAGCTTCAAGGTTGAATTTCTGTTTTGCTTCTATAATTTCTTTTGTATGGGGTTTTATGGTTTTTATAAGCGAAGAGGACATTTTGTAAATATCGACTATTTCCCCTTTCACTGTATCAGATGATAAATTCCAGTAAGATTTCTTGGGGATAGGATTGGCCTTTTTCTTGGCTTTCGATGGATTAATTCCGAGGAATTCAGTTAATTCTTTTGGGTCAAAATCATCGCCTATCAATCCAAAGTAAACTCTTCCTTCATTGCTCATTATTTTATTTTTTTTTCCTGATTCCCAGGCTCCAGCTTGGGAATCCTTATTCCTGAAGCTTTGCTTCCCTTATGAAGCGGAGCTTCACGGCGTTAGTACCCAAGCAGAGCTTGGGCACCAGCAAAATCTCCATGCTATGGCAACAGTAGTTTGTGCCTTTGGTTGATATTACGGCTAAACACTTTCTAGTTTTTTCCCTAATGATGGAGAATAAATAGTATAAACTTTCTGTTTCACTTCATTATCGTAGCTCAATCCGGCTCTTATATCATAAGGTGCAATAAGTTCCTTAAAAGCGGACTCAATATTCTCAATGCCCCATTCAGTATCAATGTATCTGCACGGGAATTCTGAATGCGGATTTGGTGTATGTAAATATACAGCATCGTCATAACCATTTTTTTCATAGAGGCAGAGCCAAATCTGAAAAGGTATTTCCAGCAGATTTGTCTCATGAACGATCCGATGAAACATAGCGAAAAGTGCTTGTATATGCTTTCTTCTGTTTTTCCAACTCTTATTCGATGATCCGTTCTGATCAATATGACTATGCCAGTAATTAAACCAATGATCTGGTTCTGCTATGATTGAAAAGTTCTCGGCTTTGCTCATAAGCTGCCTGTAATATCTCCCCAGACCTCTAACTTTTCTTTTAGGCAAGAGGCTGGGAGTAATTTTGAAGAGTTCTTGATTCATATTTTAATACTCCCATCAGACGTTTGTTTCCTGGTTTCCTTTCCTAGTTTTCCTAGTTCCCAAGCTCCAGCTTGGGAACCCTTGTTCCTGAAGCTCTGCTTCCCCTATGAAGCCGAGCTTCACGGCGTTAGTACCCAAGCAGAGCTTGGGCACCAGCAATCCAGTAAAAGAAGCTCCGAGTCTTTATTCCATTTCCTTTCACCATTGACAAACCACCTCAATCAATCCCGGCTTCCCGGCATAATTGACCGCACTGGAATACCGCCAATGCTCGGCAGCCTCAACATATCCTCGTTTCACCGGATTCTGGTGGATATACTCCAGTTTCTGCCGCATTACAGCCTCGTTTTCAATGTATTGCGGGTGAAAACCCTCTTCCCATACCTGATATTCGGATTCCCGCTTATGGTGTCGTTTGAAAAGAGCGAACAGATGCAGCAGTCGCTCCGCTTTGACCTCATGCAGATGGTCGATAATCTTTCGGGCTGTATATGATTTAAAGCGTTGCATATCTTTGCTCAGATTCGGTGACTGTGCTATCAGGTGAAGATGGTTTTCCAGAATAATATAACCGTACAGCCTGAAATTGTGTTTTTCCTGCAAATATTGCCAGCTATCAAGGACGATCTGTACTGTTTCCGGTCGAGTGAAGACCGGGAGCCAGTTGTTCACAGTTGAAGTCATGAAATACGGAGCGTCAGGCGAGAAGATATGGTATCGGCTGCGCGGCATTTCATCCTCCTGTATTTCTTTTTCTGGTTTCTGGTTCCCAAGCTCCAGCTTGGGCACCAGCAAAAATGTGCTCCGCTTAAAACCTTCGTTAGTCCTTGTAATACTGCTTAAATTCATCTGAAGGATCACGGTCTGAGTAGATATAAACGGAGTTCCCGATAGGATCAATTACAGAAAACCCTCTGTCCCCCCAAGGGTGGTCTTCCAATGGCATTGCTGCTTGCAGACCTGCTTCTGTCAATCTGGAATGTTCTGCATCAACATCATCAACCTTGAAATTGAGCATTACGCCCGCACCTCCAAATACTGGCATATTTTCTTGTGGTTGCATAAATTGAATCGTTGGACCGCCTTCACCGATGCGCAGATTGACATACCAGCCACAATCAAAAATAGCTTTTGCCGAGAAATGCTGTTCATAGAATTCTCGACACGCATCTACATCTTTTGTACAGAAACATGTTGATAGCTCATTTGTCTTCATAGTGTCTCCTTTATTGGGCTAACAGTGTTGATAAGTGGAAATTTCCATCCGGTTGACAGCAACCGCTTCAATCACACCACCGCAACAGCAAAAAACTCCACCCCGTGTCGATCTGCCCCCTTGATCAATTCCGGTGCCTCTCTCCAGCCATGCTGCTGTAGAAACGATGCAAGCTCTTCAGGCCGGATACTCCATAACCACGGCTCGCCGACAACTTTCTGCAACCAAAGCATCAGCCCTGTCCATCGCCCGACGTATGGCCGACCATCTTCGCCGCTGGGAATGTAGGAAAAGGCGATGCGCGATCCCTGACCGACACTTGCCGCGCATTGCCTGAACAAGGATTGCACAGCTTCTGTCGGTAAGTACATGACAAGCCCTTCGGCAAGGATAACGCTTTGCGCCGTTACGTCCCAATTCGCATTTGTTCTCAGCACATCAGACAGTTCCCTCTCACCCAAATCCTCAGCGATCAGGTGAAGGTTCTCACTTGCTCCTAACGCCTCAACCCCTTTCTGTTTCAGAGCAGATGTGGCCGGATGATCAATCTCGAAAAAACGTACCCCCGAAAACTCCGGTGCCAATCGACAACACAGGGTATCGTATCCTGCTCCGAGGACAAGAATCTGGGTCGCTCCGCTACTGATACTGTCCCGTACCTGCTGTTCACAGAACGCCTTGCGAAAGGCGAAGGCCTCAAACTGGCCCGGCAGCATCCAGTCAAAGGCTTCATACACAGCAATCATTCTGGGAGAGCGGGCCAACCGGACTGTCCTTTCCCCGGCAGCACCTGATGCAACAAGTAATTGTGCAGTGGCATCAACAATCCCGTGTGGAAGAACCGTGTCCATTCCGGGTTGTGAGCCGAGAGTGACAATGTTCAGGGCGACCTTGCGGGCCGTCATGCTCGGTTTGTTTTTATCCATTGTTATTCTTGTTGAATCTTATTTTGACAAGTTTCACCATGTTTCTGAATTTCGGAGAAAGACGAACAAGCAGTCTGACGAATATTTTTTGCCTGTTTTTATGATAGTCAAACATATTCCATTCATCTTCTACGATGATATCAGAATGTAATAATTTCAAATCGTCTGTATCGGAAATACCCCAGGTGAAGCTGATATCTTTGTTTTTCGCTTTGTTCTTAACATGATAGTTCACCAGTTTGGTATGGAATACTTCACAAATCATTATAGATGAAGGAAAATTATTGTTTATTTCCCGCAGCAAATTTTTTATTTCATCTTCATGAAGATACATCAAGAGTCCTTCAGCAATAAACAGATAATTATACGAAGCATCTTTTTCGATATCATCAATCCATGAATAATCAAGAACTGACTTTCCTATAGATGTATGTTTCTCCGTATCGCTATAGAATTTCCTTCTGAATTCAATAGCCTCATGCAGATCAATATCGTACCAAAATTTAATTTTATCCGAATTCATTCGACTAAAACGGGTATCCAAACCTGCACCGAGATTCACTATCACAGGGTTTTCCGTCTTATTTATAAATTCAACAATCTGACTGTCCAATATTTTTGTCCTGACCGAGACTAAAAATTGTCCACTCGTATTCTTGTTGAAATAAGAAAAGTCATGATCAAGCAAGTCTATCATTTCAACCGCTTTTGTATCGGTGATGATTGCGTCTGAACGCAAGGTCTCGGAGGCTTTAAAATAAAGCGGAGCAAACATGGATTCAAATATCGGATTTTTATCAATCAAATCTTGAGGATTAATTTTGTTCATAGGACGCTCTTTTTGAGGTGTATACGTGATACTGTGTCAGTCTGAAAAAGAATACGGAACCAGATTATCTGATAATTTTTACGATCTCCGCTTCCTTTCTCTTGGGCACAGGAGGAATATTTTCCGGGTAGCCTAGGATGATCGGAGCCACAATGGTGCAGTTGTCCGGTATCGCCAGTTCCCTGAGCATCTCCGGGTCATGTATCTCGGTGCCGAGGTTCACCCAGCATGTTCCCAGACCTCTGGAGCTTGCCGCCAGCATGAAATAACCGGCTGCCAGGGCACAATCGACAGAGAGATTCTTTAGATGAGAAAGTCCGAGAATCATCACCAGACACGGTGCGTTGTAGAAGACATTGAACGATTCATTCTCCAGCATCCCTTGGTATTTCTTGGCATAATCATCGGGATTGGCGGCAATGCGGGCCAGGATGTTTTTCTTGCTCTCGTCCGAGATTTTCTGCAGCATCTCTCTGTTGTTGACGATGATAAATTTCCACGGCTGCTCATTACCAGCATTCGGGGCAAGCGTGCTTTCCCTGATCATCTCTTGGATAAGCTCGACCGCAACAGGTTTGTCCTGGTATTTTCTTACGGAGCGTCGGTTTTTTAATAGTTCTTCATAGGTCATTGCGTTGTCTACCTCTCTGTTACATTCGTTTACTAACAACTTTTGCACGTCTGAATGCTCCGTTCAAACGTGTAAATACAGTGTTCAGACATATAAAAGCTCTCAAGATACGTTTGAATCCTCTTGTTCAACATGCAAATGCTTCAAACATACGTTTGTTTACTCTTGAGCAACGTGTAAACGCTATGTTCAAACATGTAAATGCTCCTGACAGACGAGTGAACAGAGCTTTTGCTTGTTTGAAAGCTTCTGACATATGTTTGTTTGCTCTTGAGCAACGTGTAAATATTTACTGATTCCCAAGCAGGAAGTATCATGCCTGTTGAACGCTTATTTTTCTGCTCTCATTTTTCATCAGCACAGAACCTGCCATAATGCAGAGAGATATCAGCAAGGAAAGAGAGCAGGATACTGTAATGCCGTGCCAACCATAGGAAAGCCAGACCGGTCCTAAAAGGATTGATGAGAGACTCCCGCCTCCGATGCAAAATAAAATGTACAGCGAAGAGGCACTGCCGATTGATTCTCGCGGTACACGTTGACCTATGAGCAGAAACACTGTGGGCTGGCAGGAATAGACGCTCAGAAAAAGCAGCAACAGACCAACCACAGTCAAGAAAATTGATTGAAACCATCCCATAAGCTGGAAAGACAGCAAGGACACAACTAAGCTGGGAAATATAATCTTCAACACGCCTGTTTTCTGGGAAATGCTTCCAGCAAAAGGGGCAATGACAGCGGTAATTCCTGCAAAGCTTATCCAGCCTATTTCACCTGATGAGAAATGAAAAGGCGGGGCAAGCAGCCTATAAGTCAAGAAGGTAACCATACCGAGAAATCCAAAATAGAGGGTGAATCCAACCAGCAGTAACGATAATATTTCTGATTTGAGCATGAGGCGCATTGCATTTTTATACAGCTCGGATAAGCGTGTGTTGTTTCCGGTCTGCGTATTTTTCTTCTCAACAAGTAAAAGCTGTGTGACCGCTGAGAGGAAAAGGAGAACAGCTGAAACAATCCGAAAGGAGATTTGCCAGCCCACGGCTTCTGTCAATATTCCCATGAAAACTCTGCCAAAAATGACGCCCAATGTTCCAGATGCAACGATAAGCCCAACATACACCCCGATTTTATTTCTAGGAGAAATTCTGGCTACGTGAGGAAACATTGATGCCGGGATCAATGCCGCGCAAATTCCCATCAATGCCATAGCGAGTATAAATAGGCCGAAATTCGGAGTATACGATGCACCGATAACTGTCATAGCCAGAAGCACCAGCCCGGTAACTGCGATTTTGGGCAGGTTGAATTTATCGGCAGCCGGACCGAGAAAGAAAAATGCAGCAGCATAACTCAATGAAATGATACTGAATGAGAAACGCGCCTGCGTAACATCAATACTGAACGAGGTCGCAAGTTCTGAGAATATTGACTGCGTCATAAAAACCGTTGAAACTGCAAGCAGGTTAATTGTACAGGCAATCAATATCTTGAGCAGTTCAGCAGCAGTACCGCTTTCAGCTACTCTTTCCTGAAGTGATTGTGACAATGCTCTCATGGTTTCAAGTCTCTATTTGCAACTACAAAAAGTTAAAACAATTTTCCATTTTTACTATGCTGCATGATCAATTTTCTGAACATCTCCACCATGCCCCTGCCCAAGGCATAAATCACTTCGGGGTCTATGTTTTTCGAGGCCGCTGTATCAAAGAAAATATTCAATTTGGATTCAAACGGTTCTTCCGGTTCCCAGTAACTGATCAAAAAGGTATCCCAGGGAGCGGATATAAAAGAAGTGAACGATCAGCACTGTTTGTTCCCTGGAGTTCTTTGGCCTCGAATAATTCGAGTAACTCAAAAAACAACGCATTATGCGTGTCTGCTAAACGGCACATCTCCTGTTCGCAGCGGTGTGAAAAAAAATTCTCCCATTCCTTGGCCCCGGTTATGTCTCTGAAAGGTATCCATACACCGGCTTCATCCTCTGTTCTGTTGCTGACCAGATATTTAAGAACCGGTCCATATACCCAATTATTTATATGGCATTCCGAACTCATCATGCCCTGCTCATCAATCCAAAACTCCTTGCCAAGACACCGAACCCCGACGCGGTTTTCTTTAACCGGAAGATCATGTTCACTCGCAATATCCCTGAGACCTTTCTCGACAACCTGCTGTCTCAGCGTATCAAGTTCTTTTTCACCCTGTTCATTTGATAACTTCTTATGGACAATGCCACCGGAAAGCAGAGTGATTGTTTCTTCTGCGAGCTGTGGGCAATCTCTAAGCTGTTTCTGCCCCTGAATGACCGCGACAGCAAAGGCCATGCAGGAGGGTAAGAGGCATTGACGGCAGTTCGACTGCTCAAGATGCTTGTACAGGTCCAAGGGGTTGCTGATTGATGACATCAATACGTTCTCCGCAGAATAAAAATGTTCCTGGTTTTCTGGCTCCTACACACCGGCTTGGGAACCCCTGTTCTTGAAGCTCTGCTTGCTTGGTTACAGAGATTCTTTCTCCATTTCTTTTGCAAGCATCCGTTCTTTGAGAGATGGCCCTCCAGAAAAAACAAAGACGTTCAAAGCATGAAAAAACACCCCAATGCCCCAACCAATGAGCGGCCAAATGAACCAAAAATGTTCGGGAGCTGTGCTTACATTAATAACTATAAGCAAAATATTTACAGCGATGTAGACAGCGAGATGAATGTACAATCCAAACTTTGCCTCTGCTCTTTTTTTAGCCCTTTGATAAGCTTCCTGATTTTCCATAATCTCTTTCTCCAAAAACTATTCTCTCCAGTGCTGAGGCTCATTGAGAACCTCTGAACATTGAACTGTCCCTGAATGTCTTTTCAAGACATCATCGCGTAACTCTTGAACCATCCACGCTTCTGCGTGCTCTTCCGGTATAGGATATGGTGCGTCAAAACCTTGTGCTCCAGCAGGGATAAAACCGCAACGTGGATAGTAGGTCGGGTGACCAAGAACAAAAACCAACTCTGTTCCAGCTTCTTCAAGCAATCGTAAGCCTTCGTTAATGAGTTCTTCCCCAATGCCTTTCTTTTGTTTATCCGGTAGGATGGCTAATGGTGCCAAGATTTGAGCAGAGAGTATTTTTTCTGCTTTTGTAACGACAACTTTTGTGAATAAAACATGACCAACGAGTTTGTTGTTCTCAACAGCTACTAATGACAAGAGTGGCATTGCTGTTTCGTCATCAAATAAGTCATCAACAAGTTTGGCAATCTCAGCCCCTTTGTCATTACCAAATGCACGGTTGTGGATATTCAGTATTTCTTTACGCTCTGGTTCTGTAGATTTTCTTATTTTCAAGCTATATCCTTTTTATCAACGTTTGTTCTGGTTCCCAAGCTCCAGCTTGGGAATCCTTGCTCCTGAAGCTCTGCTTCCCCTATGAAGCGGAGCTTCACGGCGTTATGGGCACCAGCGACAATCTTTGGTTGCTCAGTCTTCATGATTTTCCCTTTTGTTACGTATTGAGTTCATGATGTTTTTAGGATACCCTGTATGTCCTTTCTGAATTGATTGCTATGCATCTAATCACCTCCGCATATGAGATGATTGACTGAAATTATGTTTTTCTCAGCATTGTATGTGAAGGACGCTCTAGCACCCAATATTATTATTGATTGATCTCTCCACTGCGGTGGAGATATGCACAATATTTCACCTTTCGAGTTATGTATTTTGCACCCCTGTTTTAGTGCAAACAGTACTTCGCTTATACATTCATGATTATTGCTGTAAACTTTTTCTATGCAGCCAATGCCCTCTTCGCCTGGGCCTAAGCCACACTTGGTGGTTTCAGTTTCGTACTTCTTCATTTGCTGCCAGTCGCGGCCCTGGAACTCATGAATGAATTGAGCATACCTCATGGTAAATTCACCTCTGTATTGAGGCGGGTTTTCTTTAGCTTGCAGCGTGAGTGGAAGAAGT is from Candidatus Electrothrix sp. GW3-4 and encodes:
- a CDS encoding SAM-dependent methyltransferase, producing the protein MDKNKPSMTARKVALNIVTLGSQPGMDTVLPHGIVDATAQLLVASGAAGERTVRLARSPRMIAVYEAFDWMLPGQFEAFAFRKAFCEQQVRDSISSGATQILVLGAGYDTLCCRLAPEFSGVRFFEIDHPATSALKQKGVEALGASENLHLIAEDLGERELSDVLRTNANWDVTAQSVILAEGLVMYLPTEAVQSLFRQCAASVGQGSRIAFSYIPSGEDGRPYVGRWTGLMLWLQKVVGEPWLWSIRPEELASFLQQHGWREAPELIKGADRHGVEFFAVAVV
- a CDS encoding VOC family protein, producing the protein MKTNELSTCFCTKDVDACREFYEQHFSAKAIFDCGWYVNLRIGEGGPTIQFMQPQENMPVFGGAGVMLNFKVDDVDAEHSRLTEAGLQAAMPLEDHPWGDRGFSVIDPIGNSVYIYSDRDPSDEFKQYYKD
- a CDS encoding nitroreductase family protein, which produces MTYEELLKNRRSVRKYQDKPVAVELIQEMIRESTLAPNAGNEQPWKFIIVNNREMLQKISDESKKNILARIAANPDDYAKKYQGMLENESFNVFYNAPCLVMILGLSHLKNLSVDCALAAGYFMLAASSRGLGTCWVNLGTEIHDPEMLRELAIPDNCTIVAPIILGYPENIPPVPKRKEAEIVKIIR
- a CDS encoding DUF3786 domain-containing protein gives rise to the protein MSSISNPLDLYKHLEQSNCRQCLLPSCMAFAVAVIQGQKQLRDCPQLAEETITLLSGGIVHKKLSNEQGEKELDTLRQQVVEKGLRDIASEHDLPVKENRVGVRCLGKEFWIDEQGMMSSECHINNWVYGPVLKYLVSNRTEDEAGVWIPFRDITGAKEWENFFSHRCEQEMCRLADTHNALFFELLELFEAKELQGTNSADRSLLLYPLPGIPF
- a CDS encoding transposase, giving the protein MPRSRYHIFSPDAPYFMTSTVNNWLPVFTRPETVQIVLDSWQYLQEKHNFRLYGYIILENHLHLIAQSPNLSKDMQRFKSYTARKIIDHLHEVKAERLLHLFALFKRHHKRESEYQVWEEGFHPQYIENEAVMRQKLEYIHQNPVKRGYVEAAEHWRYSSAVNYAGKPGLIEVVCQW
- a CDS encoding N-acetyltransferase, with protein sequence MKIRKSTEPERKEILNIHNRAFGNDKGAEIAKLVDDLFDDETAMPLLSLVAVENNKLVGHVLFTKVVVTKAEKILSAQILAPLAILPDKQKKGIGEELINEGLRLLEEAGTELVFVLGHPTYYPRCGFIPAGAQGFDAPYPIPEEHAEAWMVQELRDDVLKRHSGTVQCSEVLNEPQHWRE
- a CDS encoding MFS transporter; translation: MRALSQSLQERVAESGTAAELLKILIACTINLLAVSTVFMTQSIFSELATSFSIDVTQARFSFSIISLSYAAAFFFLGPAADKFNLPKIAVTGLVLLAMTVIGASYTPNFGLFILAMALMGICAALIPASMFPHVARISPRNKIGVYVGLIVASGTLGVIFGRVFMGILTEAVGWQISFRIVSAVLLFLSAVTQLLLVEKKNTQTGNNTRLSELYKNAMRLMLKSEILSLLLVGFTLYFGFLGMVTFLTYRLLAPPFHFSSGEIGWISFAGITAVIAPFAGSISQKTGVLKIIFPSLVVSLLSFQLMGWFQSIFLTVVGLLLLFLSVYSCQPTVFLLIGQRVPRESIGSASSLYILFCIGGGSLSSILLGPVWLSYGWHGITVSCSLSLLISLCIMAGSVLMKNESRKISVQQA
- a CDS encoding 2TM domain-containing protein, which produces MENQEAYQRAKKRAEAKFGLYIHLAVYIAVNILLIVINVSTAPEHFWFIWPLIGWGIGVFFHALNVFVFSGGPSLKERMLAKEMEKESL
- a CDS encoding DUF4386 domain-containing protein produces the protein MSTENKIAKAVGALFIITMIFGMIDAYTVAPILQASLSDYYANEAQFYIGAFSILFMSLGVVGIAVLFYPIMEKHSRIIAITYVCSRVMECLLLLIGAIVYFLLLTLSQEFIKAGSPDSSYFHILANVAVEARYIGYQMAMIILSIASMILCCLLYKTRLIPRIISVVGVFGYTLVFVSAPLDLLGIIDTTGTGGILYVPGALFELLLLPIWLFAKGFNPVSRAMK
- a CDS encoding class I SAM-dependent methyltransferase: MNKINPQDLIDKNPIFESMFAPLYFKASETLRSDAIITDTKAVEMIDLLDHDFSYFNKNTSGQFLVSVRTKILDSQIVEFINKTENPVIVNLGAGLDTRFSRMNSDKIKFWYDIDLHEAIEFRRKFYSDTEKHTSIGKSVLDYSWIDDIEKDASYNYLFIAEGLLMYLHEDEIKNLLREINNNFPSSIMICEVFHTKLVNYHVKNKAKNKDISFTWGISDTDDLKLLHSDIIVEDEWNMFDYHKNRQKIFVRLLVRLSPKFRNMVKLVKIRFNKNNNG
- a CDS encoding DUF4279 domain-containing protein; the protein is MSNEGRVYFGLIGDDFDPKELTEFLGINPSKAKKKANPIPKKSYWNLSSDTVKGEIVDIYKMSSSLIKTIKPHTKEIIEAKQKFNLEAYLQVVLWITTDETKSTPIIGFEDDVIEFLYKVKASIDIDTYRN